tcATTCCTTCCAcaagcccttatttctacaactaaacgctgttctctcactgggggatgtAGCAAGTTGAAGACttgcgcaatcattaaactcgtgaggccacgcgctcccgtgttgcaagtcatattgagcacgaCTGTACATGTGTGCAAACATTGTATCTGTGTATCTCGCAAAGTTACCCTTCTGTACAGCCCCCAAAGTCCCCCACTTTTAGTGCGTACAAGACAGCAAATCACGTGTAATCACTCTAACGTTTGCCACCTTGGTTGTCTCTGCAGtgacacacatacatacaaacaaaaagaaaaggtcaTTTTTTTATTCGCTAGACATACTTTGGCTGCTATATGTACAATATAACTTACATAACTTGCAATATTTTAAATCGGGTAATTCATTGCAAATAGTTCCTAGAGCCCTTGTTTCCTCTTCATTTCCTTTATGGCCTCCTGAAAAGTAGACAGAAAGGATGTGATAACAAAGTGCAAGAGAAATGCTAAACAGCCAAGTATATCAGAGGAAATAATCATCTCCAATAAAGACTGTGAAAATGTGTCCGTTTTTTATGACTAACTGATCCAATATATCAATCACACATTATAAGCCATCGGGACCTGTAAATTATAATTTCCCCTGTGCTTCCCTGCAGCCCTTTGGCCATAGCCCCTCAATAGCTTTGAAGGAGCGAGTACCacaaaaagtattgaaggactatgcTAACCAGGGACGATGCATGTGGGGAAACGGTAGATGCTGGATTGTCCAAGCAGGGAATATACCCAATAGAAAAAATCACTGCTTACACCCCTCAGCTGTTGCTATGTTTGATTTGTGGATTTGCAAATGTGCAGTTGGCAGTATGTCCGTTTTTAGATGTGCACATAcgtggggggggggcacttcttTTTTCTGGCTCTAGTCTGGTCACTACGGTCAGGGAAACCACTGAATGACCACTACATGCTTTAGCTTACCTCTAACTTTTTCACTTTATCTGATGAAATATCCTTTGCTTTCTCAGTTGTTCGGCCAATCCTTTCAATAAGTGTTCTCAGGAGGTTAGATGTTGACATCAGCTCAAGGCTTTCCTGTCCTGTGAAAGAAGGCATGCAGTGGTAAGCAAATGAGATGCACTGCATGGAATGATGTTCTTATTTACTCGAACATTTCACATTTTGCCCACATACAAGGCATTCACTATAACATCAGCAGTGAAAATCATATTTACGTTGAAGAAGATAACCATGTGAAGTTTATAGCGTAGGTTTATTCAAAGAACA
The sequence above is drawn from the Rhipicephalus sanguineus isolate Rsan-2018 unplaced genomic scaffold, BIME_Rsan_1.4 Seq7433, whole genome shotgun sequence genome and encodes:
- the LOC119378230 gene encoding protein NCBP2AS2 homolog — protein: MVLRLLLRYLLHNEQLIQRLADSYPFRRAAQLTAHVMLRGKALGQESLELMSTSNLLRTLIERIGRTTEKAKDISSDKVKKLEEAIKEMKRKQGL